CGGGCGGCATAAGCGAGCACCTCCTGGATCACGCGGGCCTGGTTGGCCGGCGACGGCAGCGCGCCCTCGCGCATGCGGCCCTGGCTCGGCCAGCCCATTTCGCCGATGTAGACACTCTTCGGCGCATAGAGGCCCGCCATCTTCTTGTGAATGTCGTTGACGTGGGCCGCCGCCTTGTCCGCGGCGATCGGGAAATCCTCCCAATAAGGCAGGATATGGATCATGACGAAATCGACCGCCGCAGCCACCTCCGGCGCCCGCAGCCAGAATTCCCACACGTCTGCGTAGGTCACCGGAACCTTGGCCCGGGCCTTGACGCTCCGGATCAGCGCGGCGAGGTCGGGCGCCGAAATGTCGCCGCGCAGCAGCGCCTCGTTGCCGACGACAAGCGCCATCACCGTGTCCGGATAGCGTTCGGCGAGCGACAGCGCCGCCTCGACCTGGAGCTGCGTCTTGATCGGGTTGTTGGAGACCCAGATGCCCTGGAGAACCTTCATGCCGTGGCGGGCAGCGATCGGCACCACGTTTTCGATACCCTGATCGGTGGCATAGACCCGGACGCAGTTCGATATCTTCGCCAGTTGAACGATGTCCTGTTCGATCTGCGGTGCCCCGATCTGGATGCCCTCCTGGTGCGGCGACTGGCTGCCCCGAAACGGCGCGTAAGACAGGCACCACAGCTTGTCGTCCGCCTTGAGCGGCGCACTAGGCATCGGGATCGGTTGGCCGAGCCAAGTCCACACGGCGGCAATCGCCGCCACAGTGACGGCGAGGCAGGCAAAGGCAAGGCGCATGGCTGACCTTCAGGGCGCGGCGCGACAGCCGGCGCTACCGTCCGGCCGGACCGGCTTATCGCCTCGCCCGGAGTCTGCCAAGATCGGCTTTGAGATACGCGGCAATTGAGCGCGCGACAGCCCATAGTCCGTCGCGGTGATGCTATGTCGTCATGCCTCTGGACAAAAACCGGGACTGAGGCCAAGTTTCGCGCGCACAGGCGGGCGGTTCCCGGACCATCGGGCTTAACCCGGCCTTTGGGGTATGAGGGACTTTGGGCCGGGGGGCCCTGGGCTTTCAGTCATTCAGCGCCGGTTCAGCCAGGACGCCGCATAAGCGTCTCAATCCGCCTGCACTAAAGGCCAAGGCTGAGCCGCGTCAGTGGCTTTAACAATATCGTCGGGAATTTTCCGTCCATGACTTCGCTGCGTATGTTGGTTGCCGCCCTGTGTGCGGTCTCGTTCGCTCTGTCCGCGCCGGGCGCCCTGGCGCAGTCGGGCGGCGCCCAGACCGAGCAGCAGAAGCCGGCTGCCGCCGACGCCGCGGCCAAGGACGCCGCCGCCAAGGAAGGTCAGAAGAAGATCGACGAAATCGCCGAGGCCACCAAGGTCCTGGTGGGCCCGGCCGGTAATCCCGAATGCGTTTGGCTGGGTCGCCGTGTCGTCAGCCTGCTCTGGCGGGACGACCTCGATACCGCCTTCCGCCATCTCGACCTTTACGACCGCTTCGGCTGCCCGAGCGCCCACATCCAGGCGACCTTCCGCTGCATCGTCCGCCAAGGCAATATCGATCCGAAAGCCCCGGAAACGCTGACCGGCCGAGTGCATGCCTGTTGGCTCAATCCCGGCCTGGCGCCGGCCCCGGCCGCGGCGGCTAACACGCAATCTCCTGGTTCGGAGGGAACGACGGCACGCCAGTGACGTTGTCCGGCGGCGTGCAAAATTTTCGTGCCCCCGTCACCCGTCAGTCTTGGTTTCGCCATGTCCGGTATCTACTTGAAAGAACGGTCTAACCTGAGCTATGCTGCAGTACAGCATGAAATGCTCCGGCCGAGCCCAGGGGACGGGTTCGGGGGCCTGCCACCCAGCCCCATTTGGTATTGAAGTCTATGCGCACCGTCGCTGCTGTCGTCGCCCTCGTGGCGTGCGTGCATGCCGGCTTGTGGCTGCTTGGCCAGGAGAAAGTCGACGCTCCCAACTTTACAGGCCAGCTGTCGAGCGTTTCCTACGCGCCGTTCCAGGGCAATGTGAACCCGGAAGACGGCGGCAAGGCTGAAGCCAAAAAGATTCGCGAGGATCTCAAAATCCTCGCGCCGATGACGAAGGCGGTCCGCACCTATTCGTCGACCGCCGGCGTTGAACTCGTGCCTGGCATCGCTTCGGAGTTCGGCCTGCGAGCGACGATCGGCGCCTGGATCGACAACAACAAGGATCGCAACGAGCGCGAGATGCGCGCTGTCGTCGACTTGTCGAAGCGCCATAGCAACGTCAACGGCATCTTCGTCGGCAACGAAACGATCTATCGCGGTGAACTGGCACCGAAGCCGGGCGACAAGCTGTCGGCAGAGGAAGCCGCCAAGCTGCAGGGCGCCAAGACCGCCGCCGAAGAAAAGAAGCTGCGCGAGGACATCGGCGTCGCGCGCCTCATCAAGATGATCCAGAAGGTCAAGCGGCAGGTGAACGTGCCGGTGACCACCGGCGAAATCTACAGCGTCTGGCTCGATCACCCTGAACTCGTCGCCTCGGTCGACTATATCGCCGCGCACATCCTGCCCTACTGGGAAGGCTTCTCCGACAAGCAGACCGTCGATCAGGCCATCATCATCTACGACAAGCTGCGCCGCGCCTATCCGGGCAAGCGCGTCGTCGTCGCCGAATTCGGCTGGCCGAGCTCCGGCTACAACTATCACAACGCCTATCCGGGCCGCATCGAGCAGGCCGTGATCCTGCGCGACTTCGTTGCGCGCGCGGAAGCCTACGGCGTCGACTACAACATCGTCGAAGCCATCGACCAGCCCTGGAAGATCTTCGAAGGCGGCGTCGGCCCGTACTGGGGCATGCTCAATGCCTCGCGTGAGGCGAAATTCGCCTGGACCGGCCCCGTCACCGACCCCGATCACTGGAAGCTCGCGGCCATCGCGCTGCTGGTCAGCGTACTGCTGTCGCTGCCGATCCTGACTTTGGCCGGCGCCTCGTTCTGGCAGGCAACGACGCTTGCCGCCGCCGCCAACATGGTCGGCGCGTGGTCGTCCGCGTTGTTCGGCTACTGGTACGGCCACTACTTCGTGCCCGGCGCCGCTTTCGCGCTCGGCCTCGGTACGCTGCTGCTGATCCCGCTGATCCTGATCGCCCTCGCCCGCATCGAGGAGATCGCGGCCATCGCTTTCGGCCGCAAGCCGGCGCGCCTTGTACCCGTCGCGCCGCCGCTGGCTCCCGATATGCCGGCGCCGAAAGTGTCGATCCATGTTCCGGCCTATCGCGAGCCGCCGGAAATGCTCAAGCAGACGCTCGATGCGCTGGCCGCGCTCGATTACCCGAATTTCGAGTGCGTCATCGTCGTCAACAATACGCCCGATCCGGCGATGTGGATGCCGATCGAGGAGCACTGCAAGCTGCTTGGCGAGCGTTTCAAGTTCGTGCTGGCCAACAACCTGCAAGGTTTCAAGGCCGGCGCTCTGCGCCTTGCCGCCATCCACACCGCCGACGACGCCGAGATCATCGGCATCATCGACGCCGATTATGTCGTGACGCCGGACTGGCTGCGCGATCTGACGCCTCTGTTCAACGACCCGACGGTCGGCATGGTGCAAGCGCCGCAGGATCACCGCGACGGCGCGCGCAGCCCGTTGCACACCGCGATGAATGCCGAATATGCTGGCTTCTTCGACATCGGCATGGTGCAGCGGAACGAGCACAACGCCATCGTCACGCACGGCACCATGGTGCTGATGCGCCGCAAGGCCATCGAGGCGTCGGGCGGCTGGTCGAGCGACACCATCTGCGAGGACACCGATCTTGGTCTGTGCCTGCTCGAGCACGGCTGGCAAGCGCACTACACCAACAAGCGCTATGGCTACGGCCTGCTGCCTGACACCTATGACGCCTTCAGGAAGCAGCGCGACCGCTGGGCCTATGGCGGCTTCCAGATCGTCAAGAAGCACTGGCGCAACATGCTGTCGCGCGACACGCGGCTCACCCGCGACCAGAAGCGCGAATTCGCTCTCGGCTGGCTCAACTGGCTGGGCGCCGAAAGCGTCGGCGTTGTGGTCGCCATCCTCAACATCCTCTGGGTGCCGGTGATCGCCATCCTCGACATCGCCGTGCCGGATCGCATCCTGACCGTCCCGATCGTGGCGAGCTTCGCCGTGACGCTGCTGCACTTTGCCGCGCTCTATCGCCTGCGCGTGCGCATCACCAAGACCGAGATGGTGGCGGCCGCGATCGCCGCAATGTCGGTGCAGTGGACAGTGGCGCGCGCCGTGGCTATGGGCCTGATCAAGGACCACCTGCCCTTCGTACGCACCGACAAGGGTGGCGGAAAGCGCAAGACCGATTTCCACGCGTTCTGGGAGTCGATCATCGCGGCGCTGCTCGTGGCCGGCGCCATCCTGCTGGTGCAGACCAACAACAAGGAAGTGCGCGAAATCTACATCTTCGCTGGCGTGCTGGTGATCCAGGCGCTGCCGTTCGCCGCAGCGGTGCTGATCGCGCTGTGGGAGCGCTCGCGCTTCAATGACTATGCCGTGCTCGAGAGCTACCGCGGCGGCATCGCCGCGCTCGCGCGCCGCGTCCGCCTGGTCAAGGTCAAGGCGCAGGCAGTGACCCCCGCTCAGGTGGTGGCGCAGGAGTCTCGGGAACTGGTGCAGTAATCTCTCCGGGCAACGACACAAAAAAGGGCGCCTGCGGGCGCCCTTTCTCGTTCGGCGTTACCGTCAGACGACCGACAGCGCCCGCCGCCAAATCCGTTGCCAAAGCCGCGCCGCGCGAGGTTGCCGACCATCTCTGCTTCGCGATCTACTCGGCCGGCCATGCCTTTAACCGCGTCTACAAGCCGCTGCTCGATGAGCTGAAACTCACCTACCCGCAATATCTGGTGATGGTCGCGCTGTGGGCGCAGGACGACCAGACCGTCGGCGAGATCGGCGCCAAGCTGTTCCTGGAATCGAGCACACTGACGCCGCTGCTCAAGAGGCTTGAGGCGCTGGGTTATCTCGCGCGCAAGCGCGACCGCGAGGACGAGCGCCAGGTGCGGCTCACCCTCACCGACAAAGGCTCTGCCCTCCGCAAGAAGGCGCGCGACGTCAGTGCCTGCGTCGGCGCCGCCACCGGCCTGCCGCTCGAGGCCGCCGTCAGGCTGCGCGGCGAGATCGTCGCCTTGCGCGACAGCCTGATGAAGGCGGCGGGCTGATCTTGCTTCACCTCTCCCTTTGGGAGAGGTCGACGCACGAAGTGCGTCGGGTGAGGGGTTACAAACTATCGATAGGCACTTGCCCCCTCACCCCAACCCTCTCCCCCAAGGGGAGAGGGAGCATGCCGAGGCAGCCGCAAGGTCTTACGTACTCTCGCTAAGCCGGCAGCGCGGTCTCCACCAGCCGCACCCAATACGAGGTGCCGACCGGGATGGCGTCATCGTTGAAGTTGTAGCGCGGGTGATGCAAGCCGGCGGTGTCGCCATTGCCGACCCAGATGAAGGCGCCGGGCCGCTTGCGCAGCAGGAAGGAGAAATCCTCCGCGCCCATCATCGGCGGCAGCTTGGTGTTGACGCGCTCCTTGCCGGCGATCTCCTGCGCCACGGAAGCCGCAAATCCGGTCTCGGCCTCGTGGTTGACCAGCACCGGGTAATTGCGACGGTAGGTGAACTTGGCTTTGGCGCCGAAGGCCGCCGCGGTGTTCTCGACGAGGCGGGCAAGGTTCGCCTCCACCATGTCCTGCACTTTGTCGTCGAGCGTGCGCGCGGTGCCGCGAAGCCGCACCGACTGCGGGATGATGTTGTCGGCTGAGCCCGCCTCGACGACGCAGATCGACACCACCGCGGACTTCAGCGGGTCGGTGTTGCGCGACACCACCGACTGGATGCCGGTGATGATATGGGCCCCGACCAGCACCGGGTCGATGGTGAGATGCGGGCGCGCCGCGTGGCCGCCATAGCCCTCGATGTCGATGGTGACATAATCGGCTGCCGCCATGATCGGCCCGCTGTTAATGCCGAACTCGCCGACCGGCATGCCGGGGTAATTGTGCATGCCGTAGAACTCGTCGATGCCGAAGCGCTCGGCCATGCCGTCCTCGAGCATGGCGCGCGCGCCGGCACCGCCCTCCTCCGCCGGCTGGAACACGACGACCACGGTGCCGTCGAAATTGCGGGTCTCGGCGAGATAGCGCGCCGCCCCGAGCAGCATGGCGGTGTGGCCGTCATGGCCGCAGGCATGCATGGCGCCGGGCGTTGTGGATTTGTACGGCAGGTCGTTCAATTCGGTGATCGGCAGCGCGTCCATGTCGGCGCGCAGCGCCACGGTCTTGCCGGAGCCCTGCTTGCGGCCGCGAATGACGCCGACCACGCCGGTCTTGCCGATGCCCGGCACCACCTCATCGCAGCCGAAGGCCTTCAGCTTCTCGGCCACGGAGGCCGCGGTGCGGTGCACCTCGTAGAGGATCTCGGGATGGGCGTGCAGGTCGCGCCGCCAGGCGGTGATGTCGGAATGCAGGTCGGCGACGCGGTTGACGATCGGCATGACGGGTCCTTATGGCAAGTCCTTTGAGGGTATCCGCTGCCGGCACTTTGCCGGCGCGCGCTTCGACAGGAAGTGTAGCAGGCCGCGGCGCCGGGGCGAGTTCAAGATGCAGGCATAAATCGCGGCAAATTCACCAGAATCCGCCATCAACAGGGGCCGGGACAGGGCCGCCCGGCTATTGACCCACGGCCCCCACCCCCCTAAACAGCCGGTCGCGCATGATCCGACTGGCTTGGTCCCCTCGGGGCCGACCCGCTTCGTGACCCCGCTTCCGGCGGGCCACTCGGATGAGATCATCGCGTTTGGTGACGGGCGCGTAGCTCAGCTGGTAGAGCACACGACTTTTAATCGCGAGGTCATGGGTTCGAGTCCCATCGCGCTCACCACTTTTAGTGTCTGCTGGTGTTGCGTGCATTCGGGGGCCGTTGAACAGTTCCGTGCTGTCTCGACCGCAGCGTAGGCCCTTTTAATGCCTCGGCTTAGCGCGCCGTTTACTTGTGGAAAGCCACCTGCACTGCAGCCATTGGTTGCACTATGCAGTTTACTTTTCGCCTCAGCGACAAGGCAGGGTGCAGCACACGGATTGCCCGATGCATATTTTTATCGACGAAACAGGGTCGTTTAGCGGCATTGGCGAATTCCCGAGCGTGTCACTAGTGGGCGCTCTAGTGGTACCCGATGAACGGCTGGCGAGCTTGGAGAAGCAATACAATCGACTCAGCCGGAATTTTCCGCGGGACGACCGCGGCGAAGTGAAAGGTCGCGCGCTTACGGAGAAGCAGGTCGCATCTCTTATTCCGATGTTGTTTGAACACAGCACCCTATTTGATGCAACTGGGGTCGACGTCGGTGCGCACACAGAAGACGGCCTGAAACAATTCCAAGCTGAACAAGCTGAGAGAATGACGAACAATCTAACCGACAAACACAGTGCAACGCTGACAAAACAGGTTTGGGCCTACAGAGATAAGTTTGAGAAATTCAAACTTCCTTTAATGATTCAGACAATGGCAACGTTCGAACTGATCCCAAAACTGATTGAACTCAGCACGAACTATTATGCCACCCGCCGCCCAACAGAACTTGCAGAATTCCATTGGACAATTGATGCCAAAGGAAACCTCGACACACCCAATCAATGGGAGGAATGGTGGTCAACGGTCATCATGCCATTTCTTCAGTCGCGATCCTTCAAGCAACCTTTCAAGATGCTGCCCGTCGGCGACTATTCGAAAATGAAACGCTTTGACGTCGAACCCGACGATTTCATCAAAGAGATGTCCGCTTGGACCGAGGGGGACCCACCTCCTCTCGATATCAAGGCCATAATAAGCGATAATTTACAGTTTCGGTCGGACACGTGCCCCGGCCTAGAATTGGTCGACATATTAACGAACGCGACGCGACGCGCTATGAACGGAAACCTCCAAAAGGAAGGATGGCGCCGCATCCCCGAACTGATGATCCACCGCAACCCTCAATACATCAACTTGATCGCACTAGAGGACCTGCCTAAGCGAGTTTACCCATACTCCCGCATAGTGAACGCTTATTCGCGCGGAGGCCGCGCACTCCTTCCTGCGAAGCTGCATCGGCAAGCGCTCAAACGTGCGAAATAAAGACCTCGGCCCATCCTTAGGCTTTGCTAAGCCCCCTACCTCACCTGCAGCCCCTTCAAATACTCCACGATCGCGTTGATCGTCTGCGTGGCGCCGCCACCGGTGGCGGAGAGGTCACGGCCCCACACCGGCATTGCGTAGCTGCCGTGCGCGCGTAAGGTCCGGCGTCCGTCGATCACGGTACGCAGCACCGCTTCGGGAAAGACACCGCCGTTGTTTCTTTCAAGCAGGCGCAAGTCCGGCGCGCCGCCGACGAGCGATGAGGCGACCGGGCCGTCGCCGGCGCCGCTTTCGCCGTGGCAGCTCGCGCAATAGAGCCGGTACATGGTACCTCCCGTTGTCGCGTCGTCGGCGAAGGCCGTCGATGCGGCCGGCGCGGTAGCTAGCGTCACGGCAATTGCAAATCCGAGGACCGGAGCCTTGAACGTCATGGCGCTCTCCTCCTTCGTCGCAGTCGACAAAGGATAAGGCGCGGCGGTCCTTGCTATTTGAGGTGCATCAAACCGGCGGTGCCAATAACGAGCAGGCTACCAACGCATGCAAAAGCCGCGACCGCCGGCCGCGCCGTTTCCGGCGCTTAGGCAGATCGCGGCTCACTGATAAATCGGAGACGCCTCAGGCGCTGGCGGTTTTCTTCGCCTTGGCCGGTTTGGTCGCCTTCACCGCTTTCTCTCGCTTCTCTTGTTGTCTTTCCTGCGCCTCGCGTTCGAGACGCAACGCGCGCAGCCGCGGAATGCGATCGATCGCCTCCTGCTGCGCCGTCCAGTATTCCCTGGACGCTTTCTGGCCTTCGATTTCGCGAACGCGCATTCGAAAGTTGGTTTCTGCGCGCTTCTTGGCGCGCTCGGCATCAGATAATGTTGTGGTCATGGATCAATAACGTCGCAATCGGGCAATGGTTCCATGCCCCCGTTTATTCCGCAGTTCACAGGAGAAATACCGGGTCATCACCCGGTAATCCCGGATTCAGGCCTTTGTTGACTTTGCGGCACAAACAGCGTACGGGTGGCGTGTTGAAACAAGATCTTTTAGTTGTGCTTTCGCCTCCGCACGGAGCGGACCATCCCTGAAAATCAACCCTGTTTCGATCGCCCGGGCATCGAATGCCCAGGGCGCACAATGACGTGTATCAAACATCTAAAGGAAATTGCCTGATGGCAACCGGAACTGTGAAATTCTTCAACTCCCAAAAGGGCTTTGGCTTCATCACCCCGACCGACGGCTCGAAGGATGTGTTCGTGCACATCTCCGCCGTCGAGCGCGCCGGCATGAGCACCCTGATGGAAGGTCAGAAGGTGTCGTACGAAGTCGTCACCGAGCGTGGCAAGCAGGCCGCAGGCAATCTGCAGAACGCCTAAGCTGTTCGCATGAACGTCCGGTCCCGGCATGGGGCCGGGCGTTCTTTTTTCTATGGCGTTTCGACGCTGCCTTGAGGGACGCCATGATGCACAAATATCCCGTCGGAGCGTCTGTCTATTTCGAAGCCGGTATCCACGCCGGCGGCGCGCGCGGCCTGTGCAAGGTCGTCCGCCACATGCCGGTCGAGCGCGACAACCGCATTCTCTACCGCATCAAGAGTCCGACCGAGAATTTCGAGCGCACGGTCGAGGAAGACAATCTGCAGAAGGACTGAGCTAAAGGCTCTCCTGACATTGTGCGCCGCGGTCGCCATCGTGTCGCCGCATCCCCCGCCCTACACTTCCTCGCCGGGAGTGACATCTATGAATACCAACCTCACGTCCGCGGAGCTGCGGCAATGGGCGGCGCGATGCGATGCCCGCCGCAAGGACCCGATGATCAGCGGTGACGAGCACGAGCGTCTAACGAAAATGCGCGACGGCCTGCTCGCGGTTGCGCAAGCGCAGGACTGGCTCGATGGCGTCGCCATGAAGAAAGCCGGCTAGCGGCAGCATTTGCGTACAAACAACTCGCAGGCCCTGACGTCGTTGTTCATGCCGCAGCATCGATCGGCGCGCATAAACTGCGCTTGCGATGGAACCCGAATCGGCCGCAAGGTTCTATTGCCTTTTTAAGCCTGCAACGCTTGCGTCGAGCATCCAGGCCGGGCCGTTTTTCCAAGACGACGCCATCCCAAAACCAGCATCGCGAGTCGGGCGCATTACGCGCCACGGCCGCCAATGAAGAAGGCCCGTCATGGATTTCATGATGCGCGCATTAGCGCAGAATATCGATCAATCGCTTTATACAGCGCGCGAACTCAAGCTCGAGACGGTCGAGCAATTGCTCTTGATGGCGAGCCTGGAACTGTCGATGCGGCAGCAGATCATCGACAGCGCGCCCCAACCCCGGCCGCAGCGCAACACCTGACCGGCAGCGATCTTTCCTTCTTGTTAACCAAATCAAGGCACATCGGAATCCCCGGGGTTGGAGGATCCTGTAATGCTTCTCAACGAAGAGACGTGTCCCGTTCCTGAGTCGCTGCTGGGTCAGCTCTATCGCGTCACGCCGCAGGGCCTGCCGGCGCTGATCGATGCGGTGCCGGCCAATACGCGCGCCATGCTCGCGGTATATTGCTATCGCCGCTCGCACCTTGCGTCGCTCGGTGTCGCCATCGCCGCCTCCTGCGACGAGGACGATCTCGCCGAGCATGGCGGCAATCTTGGCTCCGACCTGTTCGCCAAATCCCGCAAGGGTCCGAAGGCGGCGGAAGCCCTGCCCTCCCAGCGCAAGAAGATCACGCTCTCGACCGGGCCGATTCGGCAATTGCCGCCGCTCGACGATATCGAGGACTGAATGTCGGCGTGACAAGGCGATGACAGGCCGGCGCCACGCGCCGGCCTTTTTGTTTGACGCATAAATGCCGGTGCCGCCTGGACTTGCCGCGATGCGACATACAGTGGAGCCATTCCAGGCGTCACAAAACCTTGCTTGAGCGGACACGACAGTTCCATCGCGTCGCCTTTCGGCCGCCATGGTTGATCGACAGTGTCGCGCACAACGATGAATGAGCGAACAGGAGGCTCACATGCAGCTCAACTGCTATCCGGCGACGCTCTCCTCCATTCGTGTGTTCGGCGCGCCCTTCGTCTGCGCCAGCTGCGGCGACCAATTGATCGCACCAACGGCTTCCGCTTTCGTCGAGGGCGGTGAGATTCGTCACTACTGGGAATGCGAATCCTGCGGCGCCACCTCAAGCTCGTCGATCGCCCTGGACGAACGGATGCCCGCGGACAGCGCGCAGGACTAGCCACTACCCCCTCGCAGCCCGGCCGAAGTTCCTGGATTAACGGGTCGTTAACCGGCGGCGGTCCACGGTTAACTGGTCGTTAAACGACGAGTCGCGAACGCGTCAGGTTGCGCTCGGGGGGCGCATGCGCACGACAGACCATCACGCCGAACACGCGGACAACCCGCCCGACATCGACGAGTTGTCAGCGCGGCTCACCGCGCTGGCGAGCCGCATCGACACGCTCAATGGCGGGCGGCGGCCCCAAGGGGCTCGCGGCGGCAGCGCGCCGCCCCCACGCCGCGAGCCGGTGGCAGTCCCGGCGGCCGGCGCGCGCCATTGGCCGCGCCTGCCGGTGCCGGGCGAAGAACCCCCGGCTCCAGACATTGCCGAACCGATCGCGGCCGCGCGTGCCATCACGATGGGCGACCACGAACAGCGCATCGCCGAACTCACCGCCACCCGTGACCGCCAGGCGAACGAGTTGCGCGAAGCCCGCGAGCACCTCGAGCGCCAGGCCCTCGCCATCAAGAGCCTGCGCGAACTGACCGGAGAACGCGACGGCGAGATCGCCGAACTCACGCGCCGGCTCATGGAATCCGAGGCCGACAAGGTGGCGCTGGAATCCCAGCTCGCTTCCGCCCTGCGCGACGCCAACAATGCCTCGGTGCGACTCGAGGCCCGCGAGGGAGCGCTGAGCCATAGAGATAGCGACCTCGCCGAGGCCGAGCAGTTGATCGAGCATCTGCGCGCGGAACTCGCCGCGGCGCAGGTGGCGCTGGCGACCCAGGTCGTCTCCGCCGAAGAGCGTGTCGCACGCCGCTATGAAAACGAACGCGGCTCGCTGATCACCAACAGCGAGCGCCGCATCGCCGACCTGCAGGCCCTCATCGCCGAGCGCGATGGCCGCCTCGGCGCTCTCGAACAGGACAAGATGACCTTGGGCGAGGAGATCGCCGCGCTGCGCGCTTTGCTTGACGACAGCCACGCCGCAATCGCGGCGGCTATCGAGACCGCCGCCGGCAAGGACAGCCACATTGCCTTCCTCGACACCGTGATCAACGTCACCCGCGACAACGCCGAGGCGACCGTCAAGGAATTGATCGCCGAGTTCGACCGCGAGCGCGCCGCCTTCAAGCGCGAACGCGAGGAATTGCTTGCCAAGGCGCAAACGGCAAGCGCTTTCCAGCAGGACATCGCCAAGCTGCTGCCGCGGCTGCTCGAGCGCCGCGCCGCCGCCTAACCCCCAGATTTGCCGGGCGCGATCAGCGCCGCCCGCAGCAGCAGATACAGCACCAGGCCGTTGAGGCTGTGCCAGAGGAAATGCGTGCCGAGCGGCAGGGCGTCACATACAGCCTGATCGATGCTGCGGAAAAAGATCGAGACGGCGAACACGGCCGCCGCCGAGAACAGAAGTCTGCGGGGCGCTGCCTCCCGTGTCAGCCAGCCAACGACGAGCAACGCCGTCAGAGCCGGCAGATAGGCGTGGGAACCGTTTAGCGCGCCGCGCGGCACCACCAGCGCCTCGGCGTAGCTCAACAAGCCAAATGCCACGACGAGCGCCGGCGCCGCCCAAGCCGACAGCCCAAGAAAGCGCCGCAACGCCAGCCACAGATAGCTGTAGATGAAGACCGCGATCGGCACGGTGTCGAACAGCGCGGCACCGCGGGTCGCAACGGTATGGAAGATGAAGGAGCCGATGCCGATCAGGAAGGTGACGCCGATCAGCGCCAACGCCGGCCAGTCGCGCTCGCCGCGCCGCCACATGAGAAAGGCGGCAATGGCGGCGATGAGGAATGAAGCGTTGGTGATGGCATTGACCGGCTCGGCCCAGAACGACGGGCCGAGCCTTTCGCAATAGAGATCGATGGGGCGCGACCAGTCCATCGATCTTCCTCGCGTTGCCGCGTTACTTGCGGACGATGCCCGCCTTGTCGACCACCATGTTCAGGTTGGCGGCGTCGTCCTTGAGACGCTGCATCAGTTCTTCCGGGGTCGACGGCACGCCTTCGATCGACAGCTTGGCCAACTGCTCCTGCACATCCTTCATGGCCAGCACTTCACGGATCGCCCCATTGAGCTTGTCGACGATCTCCTTCGGCGTGCCCTTCGGCGCGAAGATGCCGTTCCACGAATAGACGCGGAAGCCCTTCATGCCCTGCTCGGCCGCCGTCGGCACGTTCGGGAAAATCTGCGAGCGCTTTTCCGCAGCCGTTGCCAGCAGCCGAATGTCGCCCGAGTCCACCTGGCCCTTCACCGCCGGCGGGAAGTCGAGCATCATCTGCACGTCGTTGCGCAGAAGGCCGACGACGATATCGGGCGAGTTCTTGTAGGGAACGATCACGACGTCGATATCGGCCGCCGACTTGAAATACTCGCCGCCGAGATTCTGGGTCGAACCGGCGGTGATGGTGCCGACATTGATCTTGCCCGGATTGGCCTTGGCGGCCTTGATGAGATCGCCGAGCGTCTTGTACTCGGACTTCGCGGACACCGCGAGCACGGCGTCGAACTGGCCCATGGTCGAGACCATCTGGAATTCGGTCAACGGATCGAACGGCAGCTTCTTGAAGGTCGCCATCGCCGCGGCCGTGCCGTTG
The Pseudolabrys sp. FHR47 genome window above contains:
- a CDS encoding beta-1-3, beta-1-6-glucan biosynthesis protein, with product MTSLRMLVAALCAVSFALSAPGALAQSGGAQTEQQKPAAADAAAKDAAAKEGQKKIDEIAEATKVLVGPAGNPECVWLGRRVVSLLWRDDLDTAFRHLDLYDRFGCPSAHIQATFRCIVRQGNIDPKAPETLTGRVHACWLNPGLAPAPAAAANTQSPGSEGTTARQ
- a CDS encoding glycosyltransferase, with the protein product MRTVAAVVALVACVHAGLWLLGQEKVDAPNFTGQLSSVSYAPFQGNVNPEDGGKAEAKKIREDLKILAPMTKAVRTYSSTAGVELVPGIASEFGLRATIGAWIDNNKDRNEREMRAVVDLSKRHSNVNGIFVGNETIYRGELAPKPGDKLSAEEAAKLQGAKTAAEEKKLREDIGVARLIKMIQKVKRQVNVPVTTGEIYSVWLDHPELVASVDYIAAHILPYWEGFSDKQTVDQAIIIYDKLRRAYPGKRVVVAEFGWPSSGYNYHNAYPGRIEQAVILRDFVARAEAYGVDYNIVEAIDQPWKIFEGGVGPYWGMLNASREAKFAWTGPVTDPDHWKLAAIALLVSVLLSLPILTLAGASFWQATTLAAAANMVGAWSSALFGYWYGHYFVPGAAFALGLGTLLLIPLILIALARIEEIAAIAFGRKPARLVPVAPPLAPDMPAPKVSIHVPAYREPPEMLKQTLDALAALDYPNFECVIVVNNTPDPAMWMPIEEHCKLLGERFKFVLANNLQGFKAGALRLAAIHTADDAEIIGIIDADYVVTPDWLRDLTPLFNDPTVGMVQAPQDHRDGARSPLHTAMNAEYAGFFDIGMVQRNEHNAIVTHGTMVLMRRKAIEASGGWSSDTICEDTDLGLCLLEHGWQAHYTNKRYGYGLLPDTYDAFRKQRDRWAYGGFQIVKKHWRNMLSRDTRLTRDQKREFALGWLNWLGAESVGVVVAILNILWVPVIAILDIAVPDRILTVPIVASFAVTLLHFAALYRLRVRITKTEMVAAAIAAMSVQWTVARAVAMGLIKDHLPFVRTDKGGGKRKTDFHAFWESIIAALLVAGAILLVQTNNKEVREIYIFAGVLVIQALPFAAAVLIALWERSRFNDYAVLESYRGGIAALARRVRLVKVKAQAVTPAQVVAQESRELVQ
- a CDS encoding MarR family winged helix-turn-helix transcriptional regulator; this encodes MYSAGHAFNRVYKPLLDELKLTYPQYLVMVALWAQDDQTVGEIGAKLFLESSTLTPLLKRLEALGYLARKRDREDERQVRLTLTDKGSALRKKARDVSACVGAATGLPLEAAVRLRGEIVALRDSLMKAAG
- a CDS encoding M20 aminoacylase family protein; amino-acid sequence: MPIVNRVADLHSDITAWRRDLHAHPEILYEVHRTAASVAEKLKAFGCDEVVPGIGKTGVVGVIRGRKQGSGKTVALRADMDALPITELNDLPYKSTTPGAMHACGHDGHTAMLLGAARYLAETRNFDGTVVVVFQPAEEGGAGARAMLEDGMAERFGIDEFYGMHNYPGMPVGEFGINSGPIMAAADYVTIDIEGYGGHAARPHLTIDPVLVGAHIITGIQSVVSRNTDPLKSAVVSICVVEAGSADNIIPQSVRLRGTARTLDDKVQDMVEANLARLVENTAAAFGAKAKFTYRRNYPVLVNHEAETGFAASVAQEIAGKERVNTKLPPMMGAEDFSFLLRKRPGAFIWVGNGDTAGLHHPRYNFNDDAIPVGTSYWVRLVETALPA
- a CDS encoding cytochrome c — its product is MTFKAPVLGFAIAVTLATAPAASTAFADDATTGGTMYRLYCASCHGESGAGDGPVASSLVGGAPDLRLLERNNGGVFPEAVLRTVIDGRRTLRAHGSYAMPVWGRDLSATGGGATQTINAIVEYLKGLQVR
- a CDS encoding cold-shock protein; this encodes MATGTVKFFNSQKGFGFITPTDGSKDVFVHISAVERAGMSTLMEGQKVSYEVVTERGKQAAGNLQNA